A genomic region of Kluyveromyces marxianus DMKU3-1042 DNA, complete genome, chromosome 5 contains the following coding sequences:
- the QDR3 gene encoding Qdr3p, which produces MDGASSLNGPESLRSLRSGTKSISSDGVSPHVPCVLHHDELSGDISSAAVSEEGQEPGQERGERVERVETLGKMLTNISTTFRDKSKIVPRSERRGLFANLALVPEYTDAREYPLGLKMFIVVVIAYSAIMGPMGTSIVFPAIGPLVADFNTSTIMVDVSVGIYLLSLGIFPIWWSSLSELKGRRTVYVISFSLMVGFTIGSALSPNISAFIVFRMLQGASSASVQSVGAGTISDLFIPEERGKNLGYYYLGTLMAPLLSPIIGALLVNRWSWRSTQWFMVILAGVNVLLVTLLLPETLRKQDNSAAIAMILAERRMKQTNGTVTEEPQAAAAATTTTTENDSGPAANDEKEKEREKQQFATELQRYKSHTSTIATIPNKNEDVYDTHLPQLSKIRTHDARLEEETYQNDLRRAQTQLMEEIEKIESSKHPKTELWKEEMYIYFIKPLKSLHFLKYPPVTLAIIFSAISFAILYVVNMTIEYCYSRPPYNFKPLYIGLLYIPNSVTYIIASIYGGRWVDNLLIRYKEKHGVIAPEARIGWNVVVAVVTFPIGLLIFGWCLDKHEHWVTPLIGTAIFGFASMMTIGTTVSYLVDSLPGRGATGVALNNLIRMILAAVSVFITTPMLKGMGVGWTFTMLALIVVASSSVLVLLKRNGDYFREHYDLQDFYAKLE; this is translated from the coding sequence ATGGACGGGGCAAGTTCTTTAAATGGGCCAGAATCGCTTCGATCGTTGAGATCAGGGACGAAATCTATATCCAGCGATGGAGTGTCGCCTCATGTGCCATGTGTGTTGCATCACGATGAGCTTTCGGGAGATATAAGTAGTGCGGCTGTATCAGAGGAGGGCCAAGAACCAGGGCAAGAAAGAGGAGAGAGGGTCGAGAGAGTGGAGACTTTGGGTAAGATGTTGACGAACATCAGTACTACATTCCGGGATAAGTCGAAAATAGTGCCAAGGTCGGAACGTCGGGGTCTTTTTGCGAACTTGGCGTTGGTCCCGGAGTATACAGATGCGAGGGAATACCCTCTGGGACTAAAGATGTTTAtcgttgttgttattgCATACAGTGCTATCATGGGACCGATGGGTACGTCGATTGTTTTCCCGGCTATTGGGCCGTTGGTGGCTGATTTTAACACGTCCACGATCATGGTTGACGTTTCTGTGGGTATCTATTTGCTAAGTCTTGGCATATTTCCGATATGGTGGTCATCACTCTCGGAGTTGAAAGGTAGAAGGACAGTTTATGTGATTTCGTTCAGCTTGATGGTCGGGTTTACCATCGGAAGTGCGCTATCGCCCAATATCTCTGCATTCATTGTGTTTAGGATGCTACAAGGTGCGTCTAGTGCTAGCGTGCAGAGCGTTGGAGCCGGGACAATTTCAGATCTCTTCATACCGGAGgaaagagggaaaaatTTgggttattattatttagGAACGTTAATGGCTCCGTTGTTGTCTCCTATTATAGGTGCGTTGTTAGTTAACAGGTGGTCCTGGAGATCGACACAATGGTTCATGGTGATTCTTGCTGGAGTTAACGTACTATTGGTTACTTTACTCTTGCCGGAAACATTGAGAAAGCAAGACAATTCGGCAGCTATTGCCATGATTCTTGCCGAGAGAAGGATGAAACAAACGAACGGAACGGTCACCGAAGAACCCcaggcagcagcagcagcaacaacaacaacaactgaAAACGACTCGGGTCCAGCCGCAAACgatgagaaggaaaaggaaagggAAAAGCAGCAGTTTGCAACAGAACTTCAGAGATATAAATCGCATACCAGTACTATAGCCACGATCCCcaataaaaatgaagatgtCTACGACACTCATCTTCCACAGCTTTCTAAGATTAGAACTCATGACGCAAGACTCGAGGAAGAAACTTATCAAAACGATTTAAGAAGAGCGCAAACTCAGTTGatggaagaaatagaaaagaTTGAATCATCTAAGCATCCAAAAACTGAACTGTGGAAAGAGGAAATGTACATCTATTTCATTAAGCCTTTAAAATCGTTGCATTTCCTCAAATATCCGCCGGTCACCTTAGCTATCATTTTCAGCGCCATATCGTTCGCTATTTTGTACGTTGTTAACATGACGATCGAATACTGCTACTCGCGACCCCCATACAACTTCAAACCACTCTACATCGGTTTACTCTATATCCCAAACTCAGTTACCTATATTATTGCATCCATATACGGTGGTAGATGGGTCGATAACCTCTTGATAagatataaagaaaagcacGGCGTAATTGCCCCAGAGGCTCGTATCGGATGGAACGTCGTCGTCGCTGTCGTAACATTCCCAATCGGTTTACTTATATTTGGTTGGTGTCTAGACAAGCACGAGCACTGGGTCACGCCGCTAATAGGCACCGCTATCTTCGGTTTCGCCTCAATGATGACTATAGGTACAACCGTCTCTTATTTGGTCGACTCTTTGCCCGGCAGAGGTGCGACGGGCGTCGCTTTAAACAATTTAATTAGAATGATTTTGGCTGCAGTATCCGTGTTCATCACTACCCCAATGTTAAAGGGAATGGGCGTTGGATGGACTTTTACAATGCTTGCGCTGATTGTCGTCGCCAGCAGTTCCGTGCTTGTGCTATTAAAGCGGAACGGTGATTATTTTCGTGAGCATTACGACTTACAAGATTTCTATGCTAAGCTTGAATAA
- the ATP3 gene encoding F1F0 ATP synthase subunit gamma, protein MFVRNSASVMRSASRNYATLREIETRLKSIKNIEKITKTMKIVASTRLSKAERAKNSAKQYVVADAAFYKNAETSPLEDAEKKDLIVAITSDKGLCGSIHSQLAKAVRLQLNETPNADVVAIGDKVKAQLLRTHPENLKYAFNGVGKEAPTFEECALIANKILEGGAANYRKVSIFWNNPISSLSFEPSQKPVFNAQTIEQSPSYSKFEIDADNNVSQDLFEFTLSNEILAAMAEGYAAEVSARRNAMDNASKNAGDMINSYSILYNRTRQAVITNELVDIITGASSLD, encoded by the coding sequence ATGTTTGTGAGAAACAGTGCATCAGTGATGCGTTCTGCATCTAGAAACTATGCTACCTTGAGAGAAATCGAAACCAGATTGAAGTCTATCAAGAACATTGAAAAGATCACCAAGACCATGAAGATCGTTGCTTCTACCAGATTGTCCAAGGCTGAAAGAGCTAAGAACAGTGCAAAGCAGTACGTTGTTGCTGACGCAGCTTTCTACAAGAACGCTGAAACCAGCCCATTGGAAGATgctgaaaagaaggacTTGATTGTTGCCATCACCTCCGACAAGGGTTTGTGTGGTTCCATCCACTCTCAATTGGCCAAGGCTGTCAGACTACAATTGAACGAAACTCCAAACGCTGATGTCGTTGCCATCGGTGACAAGGTCAAGGCCCAATTGTTGAGAACTCACCCTGAAAACTTGAAGTACGCTTTCAACGGTGTTGGTAAGGAAGCCCCAACTTTCGAAGAGTGCGCTTTGATCGCTAACAAGATCTTGGAAGGTGGTGCTGCCAACTACAGAAAGGTTTCTATCTTCTGGAACAACCCAATTTCCTCTTTGTCCTTCGAACCAAGCCAAAAGCCAGTCTTCAACGCTCAAACTATTGAACAATCTCCTTCTTACTCCAAGTTTGAAATCGATGCTGACAACAACGTCTCCCAAGACTTGTTCGAATTCACCCTATCCAACGAGATCTTGGCTGCTATGGCTGAAGGTTACGCTGCCGAAGTTTCCGCTAGAAGAAACGCTATGGATAACGCTTCCAAGAACGCCGGTGACATGATCAACAGTTACTCCATCTTGTACAACAGAACCAGACAAGCCGTTATCACCAACGAATTGGTCGATATTATTACTggtgcttcttctttggattaa
- the FIG1 gene encoding Fig1p, whose product MLFSVKLGYTLMKKMPRVLVILNSLISIFLLIFLLVGCYKPNQSSTYLVRYKFNDDSPLYSVISKQFSSKPSTKGLEKVNILSGYMGVCIDNIPSNYYKNTTDKASTVCFNRKKVDDMQIYDDLTIKIFSFGYQNSSKQTDSSDINILGLAHQNSAEIVHPYILMVVVIFTILLFGITTYAAIPKLPYKDYTQRVLMGLTALTAFLWTIGAIWAHVAINASASLVPRASMNIMKVHKGRKSQTMTWFAFAFMLINCFIIWMIYFRDRKELDEKLDDVKSVGNPFSNKYSSDSNTLTSV is encoded by the coding sequence ATGCTTTTTTCGGTAAAACTAGGCTACAcactgatgaagaagatgccAAGAGTTTTGGTTATCTTAAACTCTTTAATCTCCATTTTcttattgatttttttaCTAGTTGGCTGTTacaaaccaaaccaaagcTCAACATATTTGGTTAGATATAAATTCAATGACGATTCACCTTTATATTCTGTCATCTCCAAACAATTCAGCTCCAAACCATCTACCAAGGGATTAGAAAAGGTTAATATTCTCTCAGGATATATGGGAGTGTGCATCGATAACATTCCATCCAACTATTATAAGAATACTACCGACAAGGCCTCCACCGTTTGCTTCAACAGAAAAAAGGTTGACGACATGCAAATATACGACGACCTTACGATTAAAATATTCAGTTTTGGCTATCAAAACTCTTCAAAGCAAACAGATTCTAGCGACATTAACATTTTAGGTCTTGCCCACCAAAACTCAGCTGAAATCGTTCATCCATATATCTTGATGGTGGTTGTCATTTTCACCATTTTGCTGTTTGGCATCACTACTTATGCTGCTATACCCAAGCTTCCCTATAAAGATTACACACAACGTGTCCTTATGGGCCTCACTGCTCTAACAGCTTTTCTATGGACTATTGGCGCCATTTGGGCTCATGTCGCCATAAATGCTAGTGCGTCGTTAGTGCCAAGAGCTTCAATGAATATTATGAAAGTGCATAAAGGCAGAAAGTCACAGACAATGACCTGGTTTGCCTTTGCATTCATGCTAATAAATTGCTTTATTATCTGGATGATCTACTTCAGAGATAGAAAAGAACTCGATGAAAAGCTTGATGATGTCAAGTCAGTCGGAAATCCATTCTCTAACAAGTACTCTTCGGACAGTAACACACTAACAAGCGTGTAA
- the FAT1 gene encoding long-chain fatty acid transporter FAT1, giving the protein MPHTNQSMSELMKLYILVILRTLSRVILFPFRLLIFLVNKALPTDLMDKLDPNYRWRDDYHIATYFIASVVKYIWLIYSNRFQYWYIIESQVKKHPNSLAISYAKPLAKKGEFELQEFTYAETYKIVLRLSHYLFNVHRVKPGDNIALDFTNKPLFIFLWFALWNLGATPAFLNYNTLGQPLIHCIQVSNISQIFIDPFAAEPIKKTEDDLKKELPHTQLHYLDEDELFETVLLNEDYPTLRVDDAIRSPNSARDFEAAMLIYTSGTTGLPKPAIMSWRKATIGCSLFGRIMRVTPGKAVFTAMPLYHSTAALLGVCAIFAHGGCVAISNKFSTSTFWKQVCLTNATHIQYVGEVCRYLLNSPVSPYEKQHHVEIAYGNGLKTDIWKEFKERFNIKIIGEFYASTESPFATTSLQRGEFGIGACRNYGPVVNAFLSIQQCLVKVNPDDETQIYRNEKGFAETTDVGQAGELLMRIFIPKRPETSFQGYLGNKKDTESKVIRDVFRKGDAWYRSGDLLRADENGLWYFTDRLGDTFRWKSENVSSAEVENQIMSASKDIILEAVVVGVQLPSNEGRAGFAVIKLKKVDISVEEKVELLNSLLSHLKNNLPKYALPIFIKFVENIELTHTHKVAKSKYRNQVLPHGESGNETLFWLCNYKYYKVLTDDDWEEIAKGTNKI; this is encoded by the coding sequence ATGCCACATACTAATCAGAGTATGAGCGAGCTTATGAAGCTCTACATTCTAGTTATTCTTCGAACGCTATCAAGGGTCATATTGTTTCCATTTAGattgttgatctttttgGTAAACAAAGCGTTGCCAACAGATCTCATGGATAAGTTAGATCCAAATTATAGATGGAGAGATGATTATCATATAGCAACGTACTTTATTGCGAGTGTGGTAAAATACATTTGGCTTATATACAGCAACAGATTCCAGTATTGGTACATCATTGAGTCGCAGGTCAAGAAGCACCCAAATAGTTTGGCAATCAGCTATGCGAAGCCCCTTGCAAAGAAAGGTGAATTCgaacttcaagaatttaCGTATGCGGAAACATATAAGATTGTCCTTAGATTGTCACATTACCTTTTCAACGTGCATCGTGTTAAACCAGGTGATAACATCGCTTTAGATTTTACAAACAAGCCATTATTTATATTCTTATGGTTTGCGCTGTGGAATCTAGGGGCGACTCCTGCATTTTTAAATTATAATACTTTAGGTCAGCCTTTGATTCATTGCATTCAAGTGTCAAACATCAGTCAGATATTCATTGACCCATTCGCTGCTGAGCCCATCAAAAAGACCGAAGACGacttaaagaaagaattgccTCATACTCAATTGCACTATCTTGATGAAGACGAATTGTTTGAAACTGTGTTGCTCAACGAAGATTATCCAACCTTAAGAGTTGACGATGCTATAAGATCTCCAAATTCAGCAAGAGATTTCGAAGCTGCAATGCTCATTTACACTTCAGGTACCACGGGTTTACCAAAGCCAGCAATCATGTCTTGGAGAAAAGCAACAATTGGATGCTCCTTGTTTGGTAGGATAATGCGAGTAACTCCAGGAAAAGCTGTTTTCACTGCGATGCCACTATATCATTCAACAGCTGCTTTACTAGGGGTATGTGCTATTTTTGCCCATGGTGGCTGTGTTGCTATCTCCAATAAATTTTCGACGTCAACATTTTGGAAACAGGTTTGTCTCACAAACGCAACACATATTCAATATGTAGGAGAAGTATGCAGATACCTGCTAAACTCTCCTGTATCACCATATGAAAAACAACACCATGTTGAAATCGCCTATGGAAACGGTTTAAAGACAGATATCTGGAAGGAATTTAAGGAAAGgttcaatatcaaaatcatAGGTGAGTTCTATGCTTCGACCGAATCACCATTTGCCACCACATCTTTACAGAGAGGTGAATTTGGTATTGGTGCTTGTAGGAATTACGGTCCTGTTGTCAATGCCTTCTTATCAATTCAACAATGTTTGGTGAAGGTAAATCCTGATGACGAAACACAAATCtatagaaatgaaaaagggTTTGCCGAGACTACCGATGTGGGACAAGCAGGTGAACTATTAATGAGAATCTTCATTCCCAAGAGACCAGAAACGTCATTCCAAGGATATTTGGGTAACAAAAAGGACACTGAATCGAAGGTTATCAGGGATGTGTTTAGAAAAGGCGACGCTTGGTACAGATCTGGTGATTTATTAAGGGCAGACGAAAATGGTTTATGGTATTTCACAGATAGATTAGGGGATACCTTCAGATGGAAATCTGAAAACGTTTCATCTGCAGAAGTGGAAAATCAAATTATGTCTGCTTCTAAGGACATCATTCTAGAAGCCGTAGTTGTCGGTGTTCAGCTCCCAAGTAACGAAGGCAGAGCTGGGTTTGCAGTTataaagttgaagaaggttgaCATATCTGTCGAGGAAAAGGTGGAATTACTGAATTCCTTACTATCACACTTGAAGAACAACTTGCCAAAATATGCTTTACCGATATTTATAAAATTCGTTGAAAACATTGAACTTACTCACACGCATAAAGTCGCAAAAAGCAAATATAGGAATCAAGTACTACCTCATGGTGAGAGCGGGAATGAAACTTTGTTCTGGTTATGCAATTATAAGTACTACAAGGTTCTTACTGATGATGACTGGGAAGAAATTGCGAAGGGTACCAACAAAATTTGA
- the CST26 gene encoding putative acyltransferase — protein sequence MIKIILYRIYKVIVTLASIVIFVQGALSIVIYQYIINFFYRGNLAKRQKYLNKTKKRFILLLVTILSMVAPSQVRITSENKSIPKGSIYMDRKKGRLVSKARSNAVVIANHQIYTDWVFLWWLAYASNLAGDVYIMLKKSLESIPLLGKGMQNYKFIFMNRKWEQDKINLTNILNELDLDARGVGLIDGNTPVNKTEEGIYEWDETKVVRPGEKWPYWLILFPEGTNLSAGTRAKNNQYAAKNGLKPFRHVLLPRTTGLKFCLKQLRKSCEYVYDITIAYSGINSDQYGQDIYKLGNIFLKGESPKLVEIYIRAIKLEDIPLEDDDKFQAWLFEVWKFKDDLMDTYYKTGNFGLDLDLNSSVTGPCRVSVMSVISILLFPVLTLIPLIYLLFTKLHSLLPAHT from the coding sequence ATGATCAAGATTATATTGTATCGAATTTATAAAGTAATAGTAACATTGGCATCAATTGTCATATTTGTTCAAGGTGCTTTATCCATTGTGATATACCAGTATATCATTAACTTTTTCTACAGGGGCAATCTCGCCAAACGGCAAAAGTACCTCAATAAGACTAAGAAGCGGTTTattctgttgttggtgACGATTTTATCAATGGTTGCGCCTTCCCAAGTCAGAATCACGTCGGAGAATAAAAGCATTCCTAAGGGAAGCATATATATGGATAGGAAAAAGGGGCGGTTGGTGTCTAAAGCACGCTCTAATGCTGTTGTTATAGCCAATCACCAGATATATACTGATTGGGTGTTCTTATGGTGGTTGGCTTATGCTTCAAACCTAGCTGGCGATGTCTACATTATGTTAAAGAAGTCGTTAGAGTCGATACCGTTACTGGGTAAAGGTATGCAAAACTACAAGTTTATCTTCATGAACAGAAAATGGGAGCAGGATAAGATAAATTTGACCAATATTTTGAACGAGTTAGATCTAGACGCCCGCGGTGTCGGACTTATCGATGGAAACACTCCAGTTAATAAAACGGAGGAAGGTATATATGAATGGGACGAGACAAAGGTTGTGAGACCGGGAGAGAAGTGGCCATATTGGTTGATTCTCTTCCCAGAAGGTACAAATCTCAGTGCTGGTACTAGAGCCAAAAACAATCAATATGCAGCCAAGAATGGCCTCAAACCCTTCAGACATGTCTTACTCCCAAGGACTACAGGCTTGAAGTTTTGTTTAAAACAGCTTCGGAAAAGTTGCGAGTATGTTTATGATATAACGATTGCGTATTCGGGCATAAATTCTGATCAATATGGTCAGGACATCTATAAGCTAGGAAATATATTCTTGAAAGGGGAGTCGCCAAAACTTGTCGAGATTTACATCAGAGCTATAAAGCTTGAAGATATACCCTTAGAGGATGACGATAAATTTCAAGCATGGCTATTCGAGGTTTGGAAGTTCAAAGATGATTTGATGGACACATATTATAAAACAGGAAACTTTGGATTAGATCTTGATCTTAACTCCTCTGTAACCGGCCCTTGTAGGGTTAGTGTTATGTCTGTCATTTCAATTTTGCTCTTCCCAGTGTTGACACTGATTCCATTAATTTATCTTTTATTCACAAAGTTGCACTCTCTCTTACCTGCTCACACTTAG
- the SAM3 gene encoding bifunctional polyamine/amino acid permease SAM3, with protein MSDSAKDTMQVSENLSASLATEDDHRALLHRVKDSFKRQDLETSKEIDSEVDGMTEYQKTNYRLAKQPFQKNLSQRHLTMIAIGGTLGTGLFIGIGYSLASGPGNLLIGFLLTGIAIFCVVQCAAELSCQYPVSGSFASHVSRFVDPSWGFTVTTNYCLSWAISFPSELIGCAMTIRYWNSSVNPAVWVAIFYVFILALNLIGVRGFAETEYFLSIFKILAIIIFLIIGIVLICGGGPHSKGYIGAKYWHDPGSFEKPVFKSLCNTFVSAAFSFGGTELVVLTAAESRKVESVSRAAKGTFWRILIFYVSTVVVIGCLVPYNDPRLLGGSSSEDISASPFVIALSNTGKFGTRVSNFMNAVILIAVLSVCNSCVYAASRVVQSLGASRELPSIFGYVDRKGRPLMGILVVAIFGLLAFLVASKKEDQVFDWLFALCSISSMFIWFSICLSYLRYRYALKKQGRSNDEIAYKSMLGIWGGYLGALLSLLLIIGEIYVSLFPLGGSPNAEDFFKNCLSIPIMIVVYFGHKLVTKNWTPVVIPAQQIDLDTGLSFNDVELMKHELQLERAKIANKPIYYRIYRFWC; from the coding sequence ATGTCCGATTCTGCTAAGGATACCATGCAGGTATCCGAGAACTTGTCGGCATCGCTAGCCACGGAGGATGACCACCGTGCGCTACTGCATCGAGTCAAGGACTCGTTCAAGAGACAGGACTTGGAGACGTCGAAGGAAATCGACTCTGAAGTCGACGGCATGACCGAATACCAAAAGACCAACTACAGATTGGCAAAGCAGCCGTTCCAGAAAAACTTGTCCCAGAGACACTTGACCATGATTGCCATTGGTGGTACCTTGGGTACGGGTCTTTTCATCGGTATCGGTTACTCTTTGGCTTCGGGACCGGGAAACTTATTAATTGGGTTCTTGCTAACGGGTATCGCCATCTTCTGTGTCGTGCAATGTGCAGCTGAATTGTCTTGCCAGTACCCTGTGTCTGGTTCTTTTGCATCCCATGTCTCGAGATTCGTGGACCCCTCCTGGGGTTTCACCGTCACGACAAACTACTGTCTCTCGTGGGCCATCTCGTTCCCATCTGAGCTCATTGGTTGTGCCATGACGATACGATACTGGAACAGTTCCGTGAACCCCGCCGTGTGGGTTGCCATCTTTTACGTTTTCATCTTGGCTCTAAACTTGATCGGTGTCCGTGGGTTTGCCGAAACCGAATACTTCTTATCcatcttcaaaatcttggccattatcatcttcttgatcattGGTATCGTGTTGATCTGCGGTGGTGGTCCTCATTCCAAGGGTTACATCGGAGCAAAGTACTGGCACGATCCAGGGTCCTTCGAAAAGCCCGTTTTCAAGTCCCTCTGTAACACTTTTGTGTCCGCTGCGTTCTCCTTTGGTGGTACTGAATTGGTGGTGTTGACCGCTGCTGAATCCAGAAAAGTGGAATCCGTCTCAAGAGCTGCAAAGGGTACCTTCTGGAGAATCTTGATCTTTTACGTCTCCACTGTGGTGGTCATTGGCTGTCTAGTGCCTTACAACGACCCAAGATTGCTCGGTGGAAGCAGCTCAGAAGATATCTCCGCTTCTCCTTTCGTCATCGCATTGTCCAACACCGGTAAGTTCGGTACCAGAGTGTCCAACTTCATGAACGCCGTCATCTTGATCGCCGTGTTGTCGGTTTGCAACTCCTGTGTCTACGCTGCCTCCCGTGTCGTGCAATCCTTGGGTGCCTCCAGAGAATTGCCCTCTATCTTCGGCTACGTCGACCGTAAAGGTAGACCTCTGATGGGTATCTTAGTCGTGGCCATCTTCGGTTTGTTGGCCTTCTTGGTAGCATCCAAGAAGGAAGACCAGGTCTTCGACTGGCTATTCGCATTGTGCTCCATCTCATCCATGTTCATTTGGTTCTCCATCTGTCTGTCGTACTTGAGATACAGATACgcattgaagaaacaggGCAGAAGCAACGACGAAATTGCCTACAAGTCCATGTTGGGTATCTGGGGTGGTTACCTCGGTGCTCTCTTGAGTTTATTACTTATCATCGGTGAAATTTACGTCTCCCTCTTCCCACTAGGTGGCTCTCCAAACGCTGAAGACTTCTTTAAGAACTGTCTATCCATCCCAATCATGATCGTTGTCTACTTTGGTCACAAGTTGGTCACCAAAAACTGGACCCCAGTCGTCATTCCAGCACAACAAATAGATCTAGACACCGGTCTTTCCTTCAACGACGTTGAACTCATGAAGCATGAACTACAACTAGAAAGAGCTAAGATTGCTAACAAACCAATCTACTATAGAATTTACAGATTCTGGTGTTAG